The genomic stretch CTTTCCGTCAAAGTGCTCAAGCGTTCGTTCGATGAGGCTTGTTTTTCCTGAACCGGGCGAGCTGACCATATTGAGGGCCAGAATCCCATGCTCGGCCAGCCGCGCCCGATTTTGCCGGGCAATTTCGTCGTTCTTCTCCAGAATCTTTCGCTCGATGGTGATGATAGGCATCTCACCGCCTTTCGTATCAGGAGTGAGCATTCAACTGTCAACCGATAGCTGAGTTACGGCCGTTTCAAACCGTGACCTTCTCAAACTCAACGACAGGCACCCTCGATTCCGCTGCAATGCCTACGCGCTCCTGACGGATGCGTTCCAGGCGGCGAATGGTGTCTGGGGCAAACTCCTTTTCCCCGCAGCGGACACAGACGCCGGCCGGGACGCCTTCAATGATGATGATTTCGTCACCGATTTCTTCAATGACTCGGCTGATGCGCTGCTCAACATCACCACCGCAGAATGCACAAATGTTTTTCATCTATTTCATCCCCTTTCGTGTTTTCCAGTCCGATTCCCATCTGTCGGCTGTGGGCGCATAGACAGTGATAACTTTGACGAGGGGTGGTTTGGACAGGCAAACGTGAAGCGGTCTTCCATCCGGGGTTTTGCCTAAGATTAAGACATGCTGGTAAGGGGTAAGCCGATGGGTAGTCCTCAACGATTTCTCCGCCTGCGCATCGCAGTACAATGTCATCCATAGAAATACTCTCGTTCTTCATCTCGCGCCTCGCGTGGTCTGTGATGAGAACTGGTTGTTCTTCAGGTATTCCGCTATGGCCTCAATCTCACTTTCGGCCATACACCTTGGACCTGCTCAAGTCTATGCGCTGATCCTCTTTCAGCCCTCTTACAAGCACTGCTCGTAAGCTTCTGTTCGCTCGCACCTTTCACGAATTACTCTTCGACCTCCAATTCTACCACATCGAGTTCGTTGCCGGAGATCAGTTCAACATGAGCGCTGTTGCAGTTCGGACAGATGAAGGCGTACTCCTTTACCTCGAAGGCGTTGCGACAATCGGTGCAGCGACTCACGATGGGCACATGCTCGATGAGAAGCCGGGCTCCCTGTGCGACGGTGCCTTCGCTCGCCACCTCGAA from Blastocatellia bacterium encodes the following:
- a CDS encoding YgiT-type zinc finger protein; this encodes MKNICAFCGGDVEQRISRVIEEIGDEIIIIEGVPAGVCVRCGEKEFAPDTIRRLERIRQERVGIAAESRVPVVEFEKVTV
- the hypA gene encoding hydrogenase maturation nickel metallochaperone HypA encodes the protein MNRGAMHEMSIARNLLEVIERYAPTNGSARVKTVRLRIGELAGVVPESLRFCFEVASEGTVAQGARLLIEHVPIVSRCTDCRNAFEVKEYAFICPNCNSAHVELISGNELDVVELEVEE